The stretch of DNA CGGGATAGCCAACTGGCGGACGGAGCAATCCTGCGTCCAGCTCGCCCGCCCGCAAGCGGCGCAACTGTTCCGGGCTGCTGAGCACAAAGAGCGAGAGCTGCACGCCCGGATACTGCTGGCGAAAGTGGCGCAAAATACGCGCCATCGCCTGGTTCGCTACAGGCGCAATCATTCCCACTCGCAAGGCGCCGGCCATGCCGTGCTCGGCTTCGCGAGCCCGTTTCCCGGCCTGCTCTGAGGCGGCCATCACCTGGCGGGCTTCATCCAGAAAAACACGACCCGCAGGCGTTAAGCGCACGGAGCGTGTTGTCCGTTCCAGCAGGCGCACCCGCAACTCCTCTTCGAGCCCTTTTATCTGCGCGCTCAGCGGCGGCTGGGCCATGTGCAGCCGCTCGGCGGCCCGGCGGAAGCTGAGTTCCTCGGCGACAGCGATGAAATACCTTAAATGTCGCAATTCCACAGGAATTGATACTAATTATGTATCAATCGTGCGTCAAACTTGTATTAGCACCCCAGGACCCATTGTGGCTTAATGGGGTTCTGATGTGCAATTTGGAAACTGATTTGTAAGCCGCGATGTGGATTGTTCGACTCGCCCTGCGCCGCCCCTACACCTTTGTGGTGGGGTCGCTGGTGCTTTTACTGCTTACCCCGTTCGTGCTGATGCGCACGCCGACGGATATCTTTCCCTCGATCAATATTCCCGTGGTGAGCATTGTCTGGACCTACACGGGTCTGGACCCTCGGGAAATCGAGCAGCGGCTCAATTACCTGCTCGAGCGCTCGCTGCCTACGACCGTCAACGACATCGAACACATCGAATCCAATGCCTATAACGGCGTCGGAATCATCAAGGTTTTTTTCCGCGAAGGCACTTCCGTTGATGCCGGTGTGGCGCAGGTCACCGCCATTGCGCAAACCGTCATTCGGACGATGCCGCCGGGGACAACCCCGCCCTTAATCATCCGCTACAGCGCCTCGACGGTGCCGATTCTACAATACAGCATCAGCAGCCCCAAGATGTCCGAGCAGGAAATCTTCGACGTGAGCGCCAATCAAATCCGGGTTGGGCTGGCGACGGTTCCCGGGGCGTCGATGCCTTGGCCGTATGGCGGCAAATCGCGGCTGGTGTCGGTGGACCTTGATTTGGCGGCGCTCAAGGCGCGCAATCTGGCCCCTGTGGACGTCGTCAATGCCTTGAATGCGCAGAACCTGGTCATGCCCAGCGGCACGGCTAAGATCGGCGGCACCGAATACCCGGTCGAACTCAACACCACGCCGGAGGTCTTGCAGGAGTTGGGCGACCTGCCGATCAAGACCGTCAACTCGGCCGTCATTCACATCAGCGATGTGGCCCAGGTGCGTGACGGCTATCTGCCGCAACAAAACGTCGTGCGCAACGAGGGCGTGCGCGGGGCGCTGCTGACCGTCTATAAGACCGGCGCTGCCTCGACTTTGGACGTAGTCCGGGGCATTAAGAAGGCCCTGCCGCGGGTGCTCAGCGGGCTGCCCCCGGACCTCAAGGTCAAGGAATTCGCCGATCAATCTGTTTTCGTGCGTTCGGCCATTGGGGGCGTGATACGAGAAGGCGTCATTGCGGCGGCGCTCACCGCACTGATGATTCTGCTATTCCTGGGGTCCTGGCGCAGCACGTTGATTATTGCGCTGTCCATTCCGCTTTCGGTGCTGACTTCCATAGCGATTCTTAGCGCCTTGGGTGAAACCATCAACCTGATGACACTGGGCGGGCTGGCGTTGGCGGTGGGCATCCTGGTCGATGACGCCACCGTGGCGATTGAAAACATCCACCGCCACATGGCAGCCGGCAAGGCCTTGAACGATGCGATTCTCGATGGGGCGCAGGAGATAGCGATGCCGGCATTCGTCTCGACGCTGTGCATCTGTATTGTGTTTGTGCCCATGTTCTTCCTGACAGGCGTGGCGCATTACCTTTTCGTGCCGCTGGCCGAGGCGGTCGTATTCGCCATGCTGGCCAGCTACGTTCTTTCACGAACCCTCGTGCCAACGCTGGTGATGTGGTTCTATCGCAACGTCCAGCATTATCCCCAAGGAGTGGCGCACGAAGCGCAGGCCTGCGCGCCTGCGGGTTCGGGCCGCGTCCCGCTGCCCCGCTTGTCCCTCTGGCAGCGCCTGACCTCAATCCAGACCGCGTTCGAAAACCTCTTTAATCGCTTTCGCGAGAGTTACCGGCTTTTACTAGGCGCCCTGCTGCATCATCGCGGCGCCTTCGCCTTAATTTTCATCGGCTTCTGTGTGGCCAGCATGTTGCTGGTACCTGAGCTGGGGCAGGATTTTTTCCCAACCGTTGATGCGGGTCAATTCCGGCTGCATGTGCGGACCCGGAGCGGCACGCGGATCGAAGAGATGGCCAAGTTGGTCGATGAAGTCGAAAGCGCCGTGCGCAAGGAGATTCCTGCCGAGCAATTCAGAGGCATGCTCGACAACATCGGCATTCCTGCTTCGAGCATTAACCTGACCTATAACGACAGCGGCCTGCTGGGCACCGGCGACGCCGATATCCTCGTTTCGCTGGCGGCCGAGCATGCCCCCACCCAAAAGTACGTGGACCAGTTGCGCCGGAATTTGGGCCGCCAGTTCCCCGGCTTGACGTTTTATTTCCTGCCGGCGGACATCGTCAGCCAATCGATTAATTTCGGTCTGCCGGCCCCCTATGACGTTCAAATCGTCGGACGGGACCAGGAGCGCAACCGGGAGGTGGCGGGGCGGCTGGCCGAGCGGATTCGCCAGGTCCCCGGGGC from Verrucomicrobiia bacterium encodes:
- a CDS encoding LysR substrate-binding domain-containing protein, whose product is MELRHLRYFIAVAEELSFRRAAERLHMAQPPLSAQIKGLEEELRVRLLERTTRSVRLTPAGRVFLDEARQVMAASEQAGKRAREAEHGMAGALRVGMIAPVANQAMARILRHFRQQYPGVQLSLFVLSSPEQLRRLRAGELDAGLLRPPVGYPELEYKAVGESRQSLAVPAGHRLARKRKLEWKDFDGEQMVLIEPGGQHGFYDAFFAECAKAGAKPGPVQYAHDMQTKMWLISAGFGLAPTIASLGDLKPAGLVFRPLPPGLPPVQTVLVWQREDHSPALKHFCQSFQPFTLGKGEG
- a CDS encoding efflux RND transporter permease subunit is translated as MWIVRLALRRPYTFVVGSLVLLLLTPFVLMRTPTDIFPSINIPVVSIVWTYTGLDPREIEQRLNYLLERSLPTTVNDIEHIESNAYNGVGIIKVFFREGTSVDAGVAQVTAIAQTVIRTMPPGTTPPLIIRYSASTVPILQYSISSPKMSEQEIFDVSANQIRVGLATVPGASMPWPYGGKSRLVSVDLDLAALKARNLAPVDVVNALNAQNLVMPSGTAKIGGTEYPVELNTTPEVLQELGDLPIKTVNSAVIHISDVAQVRDGYLPQQNVVRNEGVRGALLTVYKTGAASTLDVVRGIKKALPRVLSGLPPDLKVKEFADQSVFVRSAIGGVIREGVIAAALTALMILLFLGSWRSTLIIALSIPLSVLTSIAILSALGETINLMTLGGLALAVGILVDDATVAIENIHRHMAAGKALNDAILDGAQEIAMPAFVSTLCICIVFVPMFFLTGVAHYLFVPLAEAVVFAMLASYVLSRTLVPTLVMWFYRNVQHYPQGVAHEAQACAPAGSGRVPLPRLSLWQRLTSIQTAFENLFNRFRESYRLLLGALLHHRGAFALIFIGFCVASMLLVPELGQDFFPTVDAGQFRLHVRTRSGTRIEEMAKLVDEVESAVRKEIPAEQFRGMLDNIGIPASSINLTYNDSGLLGTGDADILVSLAAEHAPTQKYVDQLRRNLGRQFPGLTFYFLPADIVSQSINFGLPAPYDVQIVGRDQERNREVAGRLAERIRQVPGAVDVRVQQPADLAKFEFTVDRTKASEMGLAEKDVVNSVLLSLSGSGQVSPVYWLDPHSGIQYLVNVRVPERSMDSLAALNSIPINASQPGQGDVELLANVAKVTRTSGPPVISHYNVVPVIDVYGGVSGRDLGGVLHDLRPLIAQAERELPRGSFIMLRGQAETMHSSFAGLGMGLAMAVVLIYLLLVINFQSWLDPFIIITALPGALAGVVWALHLTFTTLSVPALMGAIMSLGVATANSVLVVTFARNAFQQGQDPVSAAWEAGVSRLRPVLMTAAAMVIGMVPMALALGEGGEQNAPLGRAVIGGLVIATVATLFFVPVVFSLLHRRAIVSSEAPVLQTPGSAGPAIAGA